A single genomic interval of Rhodanobacteraceae bacterium harbors:
- the ruvX gene encoding Holliday junction resolvase RuvX: MHEDAPKPAVTSGVWLGLDVGTRDLGVAVGNELTGRARPLKTLAMQPEALMWTTLDAMVSEWAPGGIVVGLPLTREGGEQPMSKRARRFAAAVEQRYQRPVVQHDERGSTQVAKRRFAGERAAGNARRKHAVDIDAHAAAVILEDYLALAGH, from the coding sequence ATGCATGAGGATGCGCCTAAGCCGGCGGTGACCAGTGGCGTTTGGCTGGGGCTGGATGTGGGCACCCGAGACCTTGGGGTCGCCGTTGGCAATGAACTTACTGGACGCGCCCGACCGCTGAAGACACTGGCCATGCAGCCGGAAGCCTTGATGTGGACGACGCTGGACGCGATGGTCTCTGAATGGGCTCCAGGCGGCATCGTGGTCGGCCTTCCCCTGACCCGCGAAGGCGGAGAGCAGCCGATGAGCAAGCGCGCGCGCCGTTTCGCGGCAGCCGTCGAGCAACGCTACCAGCGTCCGGTGGTACAACACGACGAGCGCGGATCCACCCAGGTGGCCAAGCGCCGCTTTGCCGGAGAACGCGCCGCCGGAAACGCCCGACGCAAACACGCGGTCGACATCGACGCGCATGCTGCTGCTGTGATCCTGGAGGACTATCTTGCACTTGCCGGCCATTGA
- the gshB gene encoding glutathione synthase: MLRRLAVLMDPIQKLKIHKDSSFAMLLEAQRRGYEVHVCEQRDLGLRDGRAWLRTRLTRVFDDPGHWFEQSPPEIHDGGHFDWILMRKDPPFNAEYLYDTQILDRAEAQGATVVNRPSALRDANEKLFTALFPQCCPPTLVSRLPDDLRAFVSEFGECVVKVLDSMGGTSIFRVRPDDPNLNVIFETVTLEGTQAALIQRYIPEITDGDKRILLIDGAPVPFALARIPRAGEFRGNLARGGSGRGQPLSDHDRWICEQVGPELQRRGLIFVGLDVIGKYLTEVNVTSPTCIRELDQQFGINIAGMLFDRLETLRQ, encoded by the coding sequence ATGCTTCGCCGCCTCGCGGTGCTGATGGACCCGATCCAGAAGCTGAAAATTCACAAGGATTCGAGCTTCGCGATGCTGCTGGAAGCCCAGCGCCGCGGTTACGAAGTACATGTCTGCGAGCAACGTGACCTGGGCCTGCGTGACGGCCGCGCTTGGCTGCGCACGCGCCTGACCCGGGTCTTCGACGACCCTGGGCACTGGTTCGAGCAATCCCCGCCGGAGATTCACGACGGCGGACACTTCGACTGGATCCTGATGCGCAAGGATCCGCCGTTCAACGCCGAATATCTGTACGACACCCAGATTCTCGATCGGGCCGAGGCCCAGGGCGCCACCGTGGTCAACCGGCCCTCGGCGCTGCGCGACGCCAACGAAAAGCTTTTCACGGCGCTGTTTCCTCAATGCTGTCCTCCCACGCTGGTATCCAGGCTGCCCGACGATCTGCGGGCCTTTGTCAGCGAATTTGGCGAATGTGTGGTCAAGGTGCTGGATTCGATGGGCGGCACTTCCATTTTCCGAGTGCGTCCCGACGACCCGAACCTCAACGTGATCTTCGAGACCGTGACCCTGGAAGGCACCCAGGCGGCGCTGATCCAGCGCTACATCCCGGAGATCACTGACGGCGACAAGCGCATCCTGTTGATCGACGGCGCACCGGTGCCATTTGCGCTGGCGCGGATTCCACGCGCAGGCGAATTTCGTGGCAATCTGGCCCGCGGTGGCAGCGGTCGCGGTCAGCCGCTCAGTGACCATGATCGCTGGATCTGCGAGCAGGTCGGGCCGGAATTGCAGCGGCGAGGCCTGATCTTTGTGGGTCTTGATGTCATCGGCAAGTATCTGACCGAAGTGAATGTGACCTCGCCCACGTGCATCCGTGAACTTGATCAACAGTTCGGAATCAATATCGCCGGCATGTTGTTTGACCGCCTGGAGACGCTGCGACAGTGA
- a CDS encoding YqgE/AlgH family protein, which produces MTSSSYLANHLLIAMPGLDDPNFSRGVTFLCQHNADGALGIVVNRLSSYRLGEVLEQMEISTTDPQLSQMPVYAGGPVQMDRGFVVHDPGVRYDSTFKVSDEICVTTSRDVLAAMAEGRGPKRALVALGYAGWGAGQLENEIKENSWLSVPSSASILFDTPLEARWLAAAQLAGVDMRLLTDYAGHA; this is translated from the coding sequence ATGACTAGCTCATCCTATCTGGCCAACCATCTGCTGATCGCCATGCCCGGGCTGGACGACCCCAATTTCTCGCGGGGCGTTACCTTCCTGTGCCAGCACAATGCCGACGGTGCCCTCGGCATCGTGGTCAACCGGCTGAGTAGTTATCGGCTCGGCGAAGTGCTGGAGCAGATGGAGATCTCGACCACCGATCCCCAGTTGAGCCAGATGCCAGTGTATGCCGGCGGACCGGTGCAGATGGATCGCGGTTTTGTGGTCCATGATCCGGGCGTACGATATGACTCCACCTTCAAGGTCTCCGACGAAATCTGCGTCACCACCTCGCGCGACGTGCTCGCCGCCATGGCCGAGGGTCGCGGCCCTAAGCGTGCGCTGGTGGCGCTGGGCTATGCCGGCTGGGGCGCCGGGCAGCTGGAGAACGAGATCAAGGAAAATTCCTGGCTGAGTGTGCCGTCCAGCGCCTCGATCCTGTTCGACACGCCGCTGGAAGCGCGCTGGCTGGCGGCCGCCCAACTGGCCGGTGTGGACATGCGCCTGCTGACGGACTACGCCGGGCATGCATGA
- the pyrR gene encoding bifunctional pyr operon transcriptional regulator/uracil phosphoribosyltransferase PyrR, with the protein MPAIDPLLAALVASTRARLAEHNIADPRIVGIHSGGVWLAQYLSEALGLSEAIGELDISFYRDDFTRVGMHPTVRPSRIPWDVEGRHLLLVDDVLYTGRTIRAALNEIFDYGRPASVTLAVLVSRNGRELPIEAGAVGARLVLPPDQQIKLRGPAPLYLELVEQPSRHP; encoded by the coding sequence TTGCCGGCCATTGACCCCCTGCTCGCCGCGCTGGTCGCCAGCACCCGTGCCCGCCTCGCCGAGCACAACATCGCTGATCCGCGCATTGTCGGCATTCATTCCGGCGGTGTCTGGCTGGCCCAATACCTGAGTGAAGCGCTCGGCCTGAGCGAGGCCATCGGCGAGCTGGATATCAGCTTCTACCGCGACGACTTCACCCGTGTGGGTATGCATCCCACGGTTCGCCCCTCGCGCATCCCCTGGGATGTGGAGGGCCGGCACCTGCTGCTGGTGGACGATGTGCTTTACACCGGCCGCACCATCCGCGCGGCGCTGAACGAAATCTTCGACTACGGCCGCCCGGCCAGCGTTACGCTGGCAGTCCTGGTCAGCCGCAATGGCCGTGAACTGCCCATTGAAGCCGGCGCCGTCGGCGCCCGACTGGTGCTGCCACCCGACCAGCAGATCAAGCTGCGCGGCCCGGCGCCGCTGTACCTGGAGCTGGTCGAACAACCGAGCCGCCATCCGTGA
- a CDS encoding purine-binding chemotaxis protein CheW, whose product MVDLPENAALNPFEILLDYERRSLSHVAGLPEQLDAPGLWRAIAYRLGDVFLVSDISEVNEILMFPQITPVPGTKAWMLGIANVRGNLVTVIHLRGFLEGEPFRVNERTRVLVVRLASGSVGLVVDEVLGQRSFVEENMRDIETYADSPISRFLESEYRQGQSTWGVFSMSALMRAQDFMQAAA is encoded by the coding sequence ATGGTAGATCTGCCGGAAAACGCAGCCCTGAATCCCTTCGAGATCCTGCTCGATTACGAGCGTCGCAGCCTCTCGCATGTGGCCGGTTTGCCAGAGCAGCTGGACGCGCCAGGATTGTGGCGAGCCATTGCCTATCGCTTGGGCGACGTGTTTCTCGTCAGCGACATTTCCGAAGTCAACGAAATTCTGATGTTCCCCCAGATTACCCCGGTGCCTGGAACCAAGGCCTGGATGTTGGGTATCGCCAACGTGCGCGGCAATCTGGTGACGGTCATTCATCTGCGCGGATTCCTCGAAGGCGAGCCTTTCCGCGTCAACGAACGTACCCGGGTGCTCGTTGTGCGCCTTGCCAGTGGTAGCGTAGGGCTGGTGGTGGACGAAGTACTGGGGCAGCGCAGTTTTGTGGAAGAAAACATGCGCGACATCGAAACATATGCCGATTCCCCGATCAGTCGCTTTCTCGAAAGCGAATATCGTCAGGGGCAATCGACTTGGGGTGTTTTCAGCATGAGTGCGCTGATGCGGGCGCAGGATTTCATGCAGGCGGCGGCCTGA
- a CDS encoding aspartate carbamoyltransferase catalytic subunit → MSLQLTDDSRLRHLLTVDGLPRKLIEELLDVADSMRSVALRGNKKLPLLRGRTIINLFFEPSTRTRTTFELAAERLSADVLNLDVASSSTSKGESLLDTLATLEAMHCDMFVVRHPESGAAHFIAEHTAPGVAVLNAGDGQHAHPTQALLDAYTIRRHKPRFEDLTIAVVGDVLHSRVARSELRAFGILGAGELRVIGPRTLLPPAIEELGVRVYTDMDAGIADVDVIVMLRLQRERMRGAFLPSENEYFRRYGLTRERLALAKPDCLVMHPGPMNRGVEIASDVADGPQSVILEQVSNGLAVRMAVMSQILGAQVPQMDAGA, encoded by the coding sequence ATGAGCCTGCAACTGACCGACGACAGCCGTCTGCGCCACCTGCTGACGGTGGACGGCCTTCCACGCAAGCTGATCGAAGAACTGCTGGACGTCGCCGACTCGATGCGCTCGGTGGCGCTGCGCGGCAACAAGAAGCTGCCGCTGCTGCGCGGTCGAACCATCATCAATCTGTTCTTCGAGCCGTCCACGCGCACGCGCACCACTTTCGAACTGGCGGCGGAAAGGCTGTCGGCCGACGTGCTGAATCTGGATGTGGCCTCGTCGTCGACCAGCAAGGGCGAGAGCCTGCTGGATACGCTGGCCACGCTGGAAGCCATGCATTGCGACATGTTCGTCGTGCGCCACCCCGAGTCAGGAGCCGCCCACTTCATCGCCGAACACACAGCGCCGGGCGTGGCGGTGCTCAACGCGGGCGACGGTCAACACGCACACCCGACCCAGGCGCTGCTCGACGCCTACACCATTCGCCGCCACAAGCCGCGCTTCGAGGACCTGACCATCGCGGTCGTGGGTGATGTGCTGCATTCACGCGTGGCACGCTCGGAACTGCGCGCTTTCGGCATCCTGGGGGCCGGGGAGCTGCGCGTCATCGGACCCCGCACCTTGTTGCCGCCAGCCATTGAGGAACTCGGCGTGCGCGTCTACACCGACATGGATGCGGGAATCGCCGATGTCGATGTCATCGTCATGCTGCGGCTGCAGCGAGAGCGCATGCGTGGGGCCTTCCTGCCCTCGGAGAACGAATACTTCCGCCGCTACGGGCTGACCCGTGAACGCCTCGCCCTGGCCAAACCTGACTGTCTGGTCATGCATCCGGGGCCGATGAATCGCGGCGTCGAGATCGCCAGTGACGTGGCCGACGGCCCGCAATCGGTGATTCTGGAGCAGGTGTCCAACGGTCTGGCCGTGCGCATGGCGGTGATGTCGCAGATTCTCGGCGCCCAGGTGCCACAGATGGATGCTGGCGCATGA
- a CDS encoding DUF1501 domain-containing protein — MSRIRREQRRDFLKHFCATLAGGSALSLIPQLRLMQSALAATQGDPGYKALVCVYLSGGSDSFNWLIPSDNTRYGIYSASRGGVYTGANGPLGIAQGALLPVNLTGPGGAALPAGNTYGLHPACADWTSIDDNGNQTNMPGLRTLSNQGKIAWLANTGTLVVPLTKATYSNPALPKPPQLYSHNDQTNLWFQGRETTNFGYGWGGQVADLLFSQNTPIVGTSPPLIMPMNVSFSGSNRFQVGTQVVPYQMSSCGDPNGGNPFAGSIVGSSFANCSGSDSLNNFAPCASATQQEDLALCSLLGASGNLFQTEHAATMRRAMDLAGAMASNLTGTPNPSLLTTPFRALADNQAVAGYNLAADGNNSLAEQLAMVARLIKMRSQLGQTRNIFFVSLGGFDTHAAQMPDNGQPRLLRRISRALGSFYQALVEMGVENSVTTFTMSEFSRTLNSNGDGSDHAWGGTQLVMGGAVNGGNASSGRLYGTFPDLTLNGPDSFSRGQMIPTTAMDQMGATLASWMGLSSGQVNTVFPNLSNFSSPNLGFV; from the coding sequence ATGTCCCGCATCCGTCGTGAACAGCGCCGCGATTTCCTCAAGCACTTCTGTGCCACCCTCGCCGGCGGCTCGGCACTGTCGCTGATTCCTCAGCTGCGACTGATGCAGTCGGCGCTGGCGGCGACCCAGGGCGATCCCGGCTACAAGGCACTCGTGTGCGTCTATCTCAGTGGCGGCAGTGACTCTTTCAACTGGTTGATCCCCTCGGACAACACCCGCTACGGCATCTACTCGGCTTCCCGTGGTGGTGTCTACACCGGCGCCAACGGACCGCTCGGCATCGCCCAGGGCGCGTTGTTGCCGGTGAACCTGACCGGGCCGGGGGGCGCGGCCTTGCCGGCCGGCAACACCTACGGTCTGCACCCGGCCTGCGCCGACTGGACCTCGATCGATGACAATGGCAACCAGACCAACATGCCCGGCCTGCGCACCCTGAGCAATCAGGGCAAGATCGCCTGGCTGGCCAATACCGGCACCCTGGTGGTGCCGCTGACCAAGGCCACCTACAGCAATCCGGCCCTGCCCAAGCCGCCCCAGCTGTACTCGCACAATGATCAGACCAATCTCTGGTTCCAGGGACGCGAAACCACGAACTTCGGCTACGGTTGGGGCGGTCAGGTCGCTGACCTCCTGTTCTCGCAGAACACGCCGATTGTGGGCACCAGTCCGCCGCTGATCATGCCGATGAACGTGTCCTTCTCTGGCAGCAATCGCTTCCAGGTCGGCACTCAGGTGGTGCCCTACCAGATGTCCAGTTGTGGCGACCCCAATGGTGGCAATCCCTTCGCCGGCAGCATCGTCGGCAGCAGTTTTGCCAACTGCTCCGGCTCGGATTCCCTCAACAACTTTGCGCCCTGCGCGTCGGCCACGCAGCAGGAAGACCTGGCCCTGTGCAGCCTGCTCGGGGCCAGTGGCAACCTGTTCCAGACCGAACACGCGGCCACCATGCGGCGGGCCATGGATCTGGCCGGCGCGATGGCCAGCAATCTCACCGGTACGCCCAATCCCTCGCTGCTGACCACCCCCTTCCGGGCTTTGGCCGACAATCAGGCGGTGGCCGGCTACAACCTGGCGGCGGACGGCAACAATTCGCTGGCCGAGCAACTGGCCATGGTGGCCCGGCTGATCAAGATGCGCTCCCAGCTGGGGCAGACCCGCAACATCTTCTTCGTGTCCCTGGGCGGATTCGACACCCACGCCGCACAAATGCCGGACAACGGCCAACCGCGCCTGTTGCGACGCATCTCCCGAGCGCTCGGCTCCTTCTACCAGGCTCTGGTGGAAATGGGCGTCGAGAACTCGGTCACCACCTTCACGATGAGCGAGTTCTCACGCACGTTGAACTCCAATGGCGATGGCAGCGATCACGCCTGGGGCGGAACCCAGCTGGTCATGGGCGGTGCCGTGAACGGCGGCAATGCCAGCAGTGGACGGCTCTACGGGACCTTCCCGGACCTGACCTTGAACGGCCCCGACAGCTTCAGCCGCGGCCAGATGATCCCGACCACGGCCATGGATCAGATGGGCGCCACGCTGGCGAGCTGGATGGGGCTGAGTAGCGGCCAGGTCAACACGGTATTCCCGAACCTGTCGAACTTCTCCAGTCCCAATCTGGGCTTCGTGTAG
- a CDS encoding response regulator, whose product MARILIVDDSPTDVRVLSGMLERAGFQTLSASSAEEGIARAREEHPDLILMDVIMPGTNGFQATRTLSRDPETSMIPVIIVTTKSMETDRIWGMRQGAKDFVTKPPNERDFISRIQALLAGS is encoded by the coding sequence ATGGCAAGAATTCTGATTGTGGATGACTCGCCCACGGATGTCCGCGTGCTGAGCGGCATGCTGGAGCGCGCCGGCTTTCAGACCCTGTCGGCCTCCAGTGCCGAAGAAGGCATTGCCCGCGCCAGGGAAGAGCACCCCGATCTGATTCTCATGGATGTGATCATGCCCGGGACCAACGGATTCCAGGCGACGCGCACCCTCAGTCGTGACCCGGAAACATCAATGATTCCGGTCATCATCGTGACCACCAAAAGCATGGAGACCGATCGGATCTGGGGCATGCGTCAGGGGGCAAAGGATTTCGTGACCAAGCCACCGAACGAGCGCGACTTCATTTCACGTATCCAAGCTCTGCTCGCGGGATCCTGA
- a CDS encoding DUF1800 domain-containing protein, which yields MIRSWCGVALTALAAFCAQPVCAQNTGLIYRGSFETVADAPATDAEAARFLTQATFGPTVAEIARLRGIGYSQWLEQQLSMPPTLTGPWLDALVANPDFSLNSGHRVDRWWVQAVFGQDQLRQRMAWALSQIMVTADSGGIDTRMIAEYADLLTRNAFGSYRTLLGDVTFSPTMGQWLTYVRNRASYSTGTPPTTILPDENYAREVMQLFSFGLIKRNLDFSPQLSGGNPIPTYDNTIIGSLARVFTGLSYERTNYTGTSFGNNTNRNLLAPMICFPMNNPPNNQNYLAGGRTFHDFAGKTLFDGITLPAVADSQAGCAQDINAALDAIANHASVAPFISRQLIQRFVTSNPSPAYIQRVATRFNNNGQGVRGDLAAVITAVLMDTEARSAPSGNFGKLREPVLRMTALWRGLEVIQGQPEPPLNGSGGTNTNVGNISMSLGFDSSLGQRPYNSPTVFNFYEPDFRNPGAIQNANLYSPEFQILNESTITRMNDTIQSRIVDWYVGSSSCNTVTRPCVPIAPYLAIMQQPGNATTYGQLVDALNLRMMAGAMSSNMRSVLVTMLSNQTAPTTDSTRIDRIRQVMRVIVVSPEFAVQK from the coding sequence ATGATTCGAAGTTGGTGTGGCGTTGCGCTGACCGCATTGGCGGCGTTCTGCGCCCAGCCAGTGTGCGCCCAGAATACGGGCCTGATCTACCGGGGCAGTTTTGAAACCGTCGCCGATGCCCCTGCCACCGATGCCGAGGCCGCTCGCTTCCTGACCCAGGCCACCTTCGGACCCACCGTTGCCGAAATCGCGCGCCTGCGCGGCATCGGCTACAGCCAGTGGCTGGAGCAGCAGCTGTCGATGCCCCCGACGCTGACGGGTCCATGGCTGGACGCTCTGGTCGCCAATCCGGATTTCTCGCTGAATTCCGGGCACCGGGTGGACCGCTGGTGGGTGCAGGCGGTGTTCGGTCAGGACCAGCTGCGTCAGCGCATGGCCTGGGCGCTCAGTCAGATCATGGTCACGGCCGACTCCGGCGGCATCGATACCCGAATGATTGCCGAATACGCCGATCTGCTGACACGCAACGCCTTCGGCAGCTACCGCACGCTGTTGGGAGACGTCACCTTCAGCCCGACCATGGGCCAATGGCTGACCTATGTGCGCAACCGCGCCTCCTACAGCACCGGTACGCCGCCGACGACGATACTTCCCGACGAGAACTACGCCCGCGAGGTCATGCAGCTGTTCTCCTTCGGCCTGATCAAGCGCAATCTTGATTTCAGCCCGCAGCTTTCGGGCGGCAATCCGATTCCAACCTACGACAACACCATCATCGGTTCGCTGGCCCGGGTGTTTACCGGGCTGTCCTACGAACGCACCAACTACACCGGCACCAGCTTCGGCAACAACACCAATCGCAACCTGCTGGCGCCGATGATCTGTTTTCCGATGAACAATCCGCCCAACAACCAGAATTATCTGGCCGGAGGGCGCACCTTCCACGATTTCGCCGGCAAGACGCTGTTCGACGGGATCACCCTGCCGGCAGTGGCCGACTCCCAGGCAGGCTGTGCCCAGGACATCAATGCTGCGTTGGACGCCATTGCCAATCACGCTTCGGTAGCGCCTTTCATCAGCCGCCAGCTGATCCAGCGTTTTGTGACCTCCAATCCCTCGCCGGCCTACATCCAGCGGGTGGCGACCAGGTTCAACAACAACGGGCAGGGCGTGCGTGGCGATCTGGCCGCAGTGATCACCGCGGTGCTGATGGACACCGAGGCGCGTTCGGCGCCCAGCGGCAACTTCGGCAAGCTGCGTGAGCCGGTCCTGCGAATGACCGCCCTCTGGCGCGGCCTGGAGGTGATCCAGGGCCAGCCCGAGCCGCCGCTTAATGGCAGCGGCGGCACCAACACCAACGTCGGCAACATCAGCATGTCGCTGGGTTTCGACAGCAGCCTGGGCCAGCGGCCCTACAACTCGCCCACGGTCTTCAATTTCTACGAGCCCGATTTCCGCAATCCAGGCGCCATCCAGAACGCCAATCTGTACTCGCCGGAATTCCAGATCCTCAACGAGTCGACCATTACCCGGATGAATGACACGATTCAGAGCCGGATTGTCGACTGGTATGTGGGCAGCAGCAGTTGCAATACCGTGACCCGACCGTGCGTGCCGATCGCGCCCTATCTGGCGATCATGCAGCAGCCCGGGAACGCGACCACCTACGGCCAACTGGTCGATGCCTTGAACCTGCGGATGATGGCTGGTGCCATGAGTAGCAATATGCGCAGCGTTCTGGTCACCATGCTCAGCAATCAGACGGCGCCCACGACGGACAGCACCCGCATCGACAGGATTCGGCAGGTCATGCGCGTGATTGTCGTTTCCCCCGAATTCGCCGTTCAGAAGTAA
- a CDS encoding response regulator — protein sequence MTNVAEVGVDESQNKGSLAGLRVMVIDDSKTIRRTAETLLKKEGCDVVTATDGFEALAKISDHQPHIIFVDIMMPRLDGYQTCALIKNNQVFKGTPVIMLSSKDGLFDKARGRIVGSEQYLTKPFTREELLGAIRRYVDTKTAAES from the coding sequence ATGACAAACGTGGCGGAGGTGGGAGTGGACGAGTCGCAGAACAAGGGGAGCCTCGCCGGACTGCGCGTGATGGTGATTGACGACAGCAAGACCATCCGCAGGACTGCTGAAACGCTGTTGAAGAAGGAAGGCTGTGACGTGGTCACGGCAACGGACGGATTCGAGGCTCTGGCCAAGATTTCCGATCACCAGCCGCACATCATCTTCGTCGACATCATGATGCCGCGCCTGGATGGGTACCAGACCTGCGCGTTGATCAAGAACAATCAGGTGTTCAAGGGTACGCCCGTGATCATGTTGTCCAGCAAGGACGGTCTGTTCGACAAGGCGCGCGGGCGCATCGTCGGCTCCGAACAGTATCTGACCAAACCCTTCACGCGCGAGGAATTGCTGGGCGCGATCCGACGTTATGTGGATACCAAGACAGCGGCAGAGAGCTGA
- a CDS encoding dihydroorotase — protein sequence MNRILIEGALVRFPHLGIDRIANVLFAPGQVLALDPDAARCKGAERIDGRGRWLIPGLVDLATRLREPGATHKADIRSEATAALVNGITHVVLPPDTRPVIDSTAVVELILRRARDSRGATVHVIGALTHGLGEDSLAELGALRAAGCIAVGNIGQPLSNSHLLRRALQYAASLDMAVHLQPVDPHVGAGGVAHEGRVAALQGLPGIPETSETLALSRDLMLIEESGVRAHFGRLSCARSVSLLSAARARGLKVSADVAMHQIYLNEHDVLPFRSDAHLLPPLRTSNDRDALREALISGEIDAVCSDHQPHDPDAKLKPFPATEPGASGLDSFLGLGLKLVHEQLMSYAEWIDRSALAPRVILGLPAPKLEPDAAPDFVLIEPHAEHTLDAAAMASRGKNTPFRGWRLPGRVDLAAIADRVWIRTP from the coding sequence ATGAACCGCATACTGATCGAAGGGGCGCTGGTGCGCTTTCCGCACCTCGGCATTGACCGCATTGCCAATGTGCTGTTCGCGCCGGGCCAGGTGCTGGCATTGGACCCCGATGCCGCCCGCTGCAAGGGCGCCGAGCGTATCGACGGTCGCGGCCGCTGGTTGATACCGGGACTGGTGGATCTGGCGACGCGCCTGCGCGAGCCCGGCGCCACGCACAAGGCCGACATCCGCTCGGAGGCGACCGCGGCGCTGGTCAATGGCATCACTCACGTGGTGCTGCCGCCCGATACCCGGCCAGTGATCGACTCCACCGCGGTGGTGGAACTGATCCTGCGCCGGGCCCGCGATAGCCGAGGCGCCACGGTGCATGTGATCGGTGCCCTCACCCATGGCCTCGGTGAAGACAGCCTGGCTGAACTCGGCGCACTGCGCGCGGCCGGTTGCATCGCAGTCGGCAATATCGGCCAGCCGCTGAGCAACAGCCATCTGCTGCGACGCGCCCTCCAATACGCGGCCTCGCTGGACATGGCGGTGCATCTGCAGCCGGTCGATCCGCATGTCGGCGCTGGTGGCGTGGCCCATGAAGGCCGGGTCGCCGCGCTGCAGGGCTTGCCGGGCATTCCAGAAACCAGCGAAACCCTGGCGTTGTCGCGCGATCTCATGCTGATCGAGGAAAGCGGCGTGCGCGCCCATTTCGGTCGACTGTCCTGTGCGCGCAGTGTCAGCCTGCTGTCGGCTGCGCGCGCCCGCGGGCTCAAGGTCAGTGCCGATGTGGCCATGCATCAGATCTATCTGAACGAGCACGATGTGCTGCCTTTCCGCAGCGATGCCCATCTGCTGCCGCCGCTGCGCACCAGCAACGACCGCGATGCGCTGCGCGAGGCACTGATCAGTGGCGAAATCGACGCGGTGTGCAGCGATCACCAGCCGCATGATCCGGACGCCAAGCTCAAGCCCTTTCCGGCCACCGAGCCGGGTGCCTCCGGCCTCGACAGTTTTCTCGGCCTGGGCCTCAAGCTGGTCCACGAGCAGCTGATGTCTTATGCCGAGTGGATAGACCGCAGCGCGCTGGCACCCCGGGTCATCCTGGGTCTGCCGGCGCCGAAACTGGAGCCCGATGCCGCGCCCGATTTTGTCCTGATCGAGCCGCACGCAGAACACACCCTGGATGCCGCCGCGATGGCCAGTCGCGGCAAGAACACGCCCTTCCGCGGCTGGCGTCTGCCCGGCCGGGTAGATCTGGCGGCCATTGCCGACCGTGTATGGATACGCACACCTTGA
- a CDS encoding energy transducer TonB, producing MLFATVVHAVLIFGVGFTDEAPPGAALPALDVILVQSATQEEPEKADFLANAAQTGGGNSEEAKRPTQMFSSPVPKPEDGIAPMPVRASSPAPVPAETAPTPVLTQDSSTLQVSPVTPRDEIQQRELPRDEELVERSMEMAKLASELDRQSQAYAKRPKRKFISANTREYAFANYMAAWVARVERVGNLNYPDEARRRQLDGSLVLTVAINKDGSLERIDVIRSSGHPVLDDAARRIVELSAPFNPVPKSEDDVDILHITRTWQFVAGDIKMR from the coding sequence CTGCTGTTTGCCACCGTCGTGCATGCCGTGCTCATTTTCGGCGTGGGCTTCACCGATGAGGCACCGCCTGGCGCCGCACTGCCGGCGCTGGACGTCATTCTGGTGCAGTCAGCCACCCAGGAAGAGCCGGAAAAGGCCGATTTCCTGGCCAATGCGGCGCAGACCGGTGGCGGCAACAGTGAAGAGGCCAAGCGACCGACGCAGATGTTCTCCTCACCGGTCCCCAAGCCGGAGGACGGCATTGCGCCGATGCCGGTGCGTGCCAGCAGTCCCGCGCCGGTGCCTGCCGAGACGGCGCCCACACCGGTACTGACCCAGGACAGTTCCACGCTGCAGGTCAGCCCGGTCACGCCCAGGGACGAGATCCAGCAGCGCGAGCTGCCGCGCGACGAGGAACTGGTGGAACGCAGCATGGAAATGGCCAAGCTGGCTTCCGAGCTGGATCGGCAATCCCAGGCCTACGCCAAGCGCCCCAAGCGCAAGTTCATTTCGGCGAATACCCGCGAGTATGCCTTTGCCAACTACATGGCGGCCTGGGTGGCCCGAGTCGAGCGGGTCGGCAATCTGAACTATCCCGATGAAGCCCGCCGACGCCAACTGGATGGCAGTCTGGTACTCACGGTCGCCATCAACAAGGACGGCAGCCTGGAGCGCATCGACGTGATCCGCTCCTCGGGACATCCGGTGCTGGACGACGCGGCGCGGCGCATCGTCGAGCTGTCGGCGCCCTTCAATCCGGTGCCCAAGAGCGAGGATGACGTAGACATTCTGCATATTACCCGCACCTGGCAGTTTGTCGCTGGCGACATCAAGATGCGTTGA